In Desulfomonile tiedjei DSM 6799, a genomic segment contains:
- a CDS encoding type II toxin-antitoxin system RelE family toxin, giving the protein MAYRILFVSRAERSFKRLSADVQDRIISQVNSLAENPRPAGAVKLTGSDNLYRVRVGDYRIIYAVEDDLLVVLVVEVGHRREIYRKPDKRLTHQFLLSLIKDKIQ; this is encoded by the coding sequence ATGGCTTATAGAATTCTCTTCGTATCTCGCGCCGAGCGAAGCTTCAAACGTCTGTCTGCTGACGTGCAAGACCGGATAATTTCTCAGGTTAACTCACTCGCAGAAAATCCTCGTCCGGCAGGAGCCGTCAAGTTGACTGGCTCAGACAACCTTTACCGTGTCCGAGTCGGAGATTATCGTATAATCTACGCTGTAGAAGATGATCTTCTTGTCGTGCTGGTCGTGGAAGTCGGCCATCGCAGGGAAATTTACAGAAAACCAGACAAGAGACTCACCCATCAATTTTTGCTTTCTCTTATCAAAGACAAGATCCAATAA
- a CDS encoding glycine/betaine reductase B, giving the protein MEPSGKVVDGFRFLPPSLAAWIRTFTGENEFQGEIPWTPLSKPLKEATLTLITSAGISSKIDPPFDMEREKQEPTWGDRSFRYLPRNTTEQDITVNHLHINTGYILQDINVILPLGIMAELEKEGRIGRLAPTAYSFYGFQWQSTEFLTEAIEPMSLKMREEGVDAVILTPA; this is encoded by the coding sequence ATGGAACCATCCGGAAAAGTCGTGGACGGATTTCGATTCCTGCCGCCAAGTCTGGCCGCGTGGATTCGCACCTTCACCGGCGAAAACGAATTTCAGGGAGAAATCCCGTGGACTCCGCTCTCCAAGCCTTTGAAGGAAGCTACGCTTACCCTTATTACCAGCGCGGGAATAAGCAGCAAAATCGATCCGCCTTTTGACATGGAACGGGAAAAACAGGAACCCACCTGGGGAGACCGATCTTTCAGATATCTGCCGCGAAACACTACAGAACAAGACATCACGGTCAATCATCTCCATATCAATACCGGATATATCTTGCAGGATATCAATGTCATCCTGCCGCTGGGTATTATGGCCGAATTAGAGAAAGAAGGAAGAATAGGGCGACTCGCTCCGACTGCATATTCTTTCTACGGATTTCAATGGCAGAGCACTGAATTTTTGACCGAAGCCATCGAACCTATGAGCCTGAAGATGCGCGAGGAAGGAGTGGACGCAGTTATACTCACCCCTGCTTGA